Part of the Erwinia amylovora genome is shown below.
ACATTTATCAAAAACACTGTCGGATAAAGGCGACAACACGCCGCGAGACTAACTCAGGCCGGAATAGCTCCGGCCCTTATAACATGTTGATTTAGCCCAGCTGTTTACGCGCGTTACGGAATATCCGCATCCACGGGCTGTCCTCTCCCCACTCTGCCGGGTGCCAGGAGTGGCTGACGGTACGGAAAACGCGTTCCGGGTGCGGCATCATAATGGTGACACGACCACTTTCGTTGGTCACTGCAGTAATACCGTTTGGCGATCCATTCGGGTTAGCCGGGTACTGCTGAGTAACGTTGCCAAAGTTGTCGACGAAGCGCAGCGCCACTAAGCCTTGACTTTCCAGCCGGGCCAAATGCGCCTCGTTGCGCACTTCTACAAAGCCTTCGCCATGGGCCACCGCAATCGGCATGCGTGAGCCAACCATGCCGTCCAGCAGCAGTGACGGGCTGGCGGCAACTTCCACCAGGCTGAAACGCCCTTCAAAGCGCTCTGACTGGTTACGCACAAAGCGCGGCCACTGTTCACTGCCGGGGATCAGCTCGCGCAGGTTTGACATCATCTGGCAGCCGTTACACACGCCGAGCGCCAGCGTCTGTGGCCGGTGGAAAAAAGTTTCAAACTCATCACGTACGCGAGAATTGAACAGGATTGACTTCGCCCAACCTTCGCCGGCACCCAGTACATCGCCGTAGGAGAAACCACCACAGGCCACCAGCGCCTGGACGTCGCCCAGTCCACGCCGCCCGGCAAGCAGATCGCTCATGTGCACGTCAATCGCGTCAAACCCGGCACGGTGGAAAGCGGCGGCCATCTCAACATGGGAGTTGACCCCCTGCTCACGCAGCACCGCCACTTGCGGACGGACGCCGGTAGCAATAAACGGTGCGGCGATATCTTCCTGTGGTTTGAACGTCAGCGCGACGTTCAGGCCCGGATCGCGGTCATCTTTCTTCGCCTCATGTTCCTGATCGGCAACTTGCGGGTTATCACGCAGACGCTGCATCTGCCAGGTGGTTTCTGCCCACCAGGTACGCAGAGTAGTGCGGCTTTCGCTGTAGATCGCTGAATCACCGCTGGAAATAGTGAAGCGGTCGCCGCTGACCGCCTTGCCCAGCAGGTGCACGCAGTCGCCAAGGCCGTGAGCCGCCAGCAGCTCTTTAACGTCCGCTACGTCGGCGGCGGCCACCTGAATCACCGCGCCCAATTCTTCATTGAACAGAGCGGCCAGGCTGTCGCTGCCCAGCGTGGCAATATCGGCCTCGATACCGCAGTGGCCGGTAAAAGCCATCTCGGCCAGCGTCACCAGCAGCCCGCCGTCTGAACGGTCGTGATAGGCCAGCAGTTTGCCGTCGGCGACCAGCGCCTGAATAGCATGCCAGAAACCTGCCAGCTGCTGCGCATCACGCACGTCGGCAGGCTTATCGCCCAGCTGACGGTAAACCTGAGACAGCGCCGTGGCACCGAGCGCGTTAACCCCGTTACCAAGGTCAATCAGCAGCAGGGCGTTATCACCAGTCTGCAATTGTGGAGTCACTGTTTTGCGCACGTCTTCCACGCGGGCAAATGCGGTGATCACCAGCGACAGCGGCGAGGTCACTTCGCGCTGTTCACTGCCCTGCTGCCAGCGGGTTTTCATCGACATGGAGTCTTTGCCCACCGGAATGGTGATGCCCAGCGCCGGGCACAGTTCTTCACCCACCGCTTTGACCGCTGCATACAGGCCGGCGTCTTCACCCGGGTGACCGGCTGCCGCCATCCAGTTTGCCGACAGTTTGATGCGCGTCAGCGGGCCAATCTGCGTGGCGGCAATATTGGTGAGCGCTTCACCGACCGCCAGGCGACCGGAAGCGGCAAAGTCCAGCAGCGCTACCGGCGAGCGCTCGCCCAGCGCCATCGCTTCGCCGTAGTAGCTGTCGAGGCTGGCGGTGGTCACCGCGCAGTTGGCAACGGGAACCTGCCACGGCCCGACCATCTGGTCACGGGCAACCATGCCGCCAACCGAGCGGTCACCGATGGTAATAAGAAACGTTTTCTCCGCCACGGCAGGCAGATGCAGGACGCGATTTACCGCGTCCACCAGCGAAATGCCATCGCGCACCAGCGCATCGCCTTTCACCTGCAGGCTGGTGACGTCACGGGTCATTTTCGGCGTTTTGCCCAACAGCACATCCAGCGGCATATCGATAGGCGTATTGTCGAAATGGCTGTCAGTAAGCGACAGGTGCATCTCTTCCGTCGCCTCGCCAATCACCGCATAAGGTGCGCGCTCACGTTGGCACAATGCGTCAAACAGCGCCAGGCTGGCCGGGGCGATGGCCAGCACGTAACGCTCCTGAGATTCGTTGCACCACACTTCCAGCGGGCTCATGCCCGGCTCATCGTTCAGAATGTCACGCAGATTAAAACGGCCGCCGCGTTCACCGTCGCTCACCAGCTCCGGCATGGCGTTGGACAAGCCGCCAGCGCCAACATCGTGGATAAACAGAATCGGATTTTCTTCCCCCAGCTGCCAGCAACGGTCAATCACTTCCTGACAGCGACGCTCCATTTCCGGGTTGTCGCGCTGTACGGATGCAAAATCGAGGTCGGCGTCAGACTGGCCGGAGGCCATTGACGAGGCCGCACCACCGCCGAGGCCGATATTCATCGCCGGGCCACCCAGCACGATAAGCTTGGCTCCCACGCTGATTTCGCCTTTCTGCACATGGTCTGCACGAATATTACCGATGCCGCCCGCCAGCATAATCGGCTTGTGGTAGCCGCGCAGCTCGCTGCCATTGTGACTGTTAACGCGCTCTTCATAGGTACGGAAGTAGCCGTTCAGCGCCGGGCGACCAAATTCGTTGTTAAAGGCCGCCCCGCCCAATGGGCCTTCGGTCATGATGTCCAGCGCGGAAACGATGCGATCCGGCTTGCCGAAATCCTCTTCCCACGGCTGCTCAAAACCCGGAATACGCAGATTAGACACCGAGAAGCCGACCAGGCCCGCTTTCGGTTTCGCACCACGCCCGGTGGCACCTTCGTCACGGATTTCACCGCCGGAGCCGGTCGCGGCTCCCGGCCACGGGGAGATGGCGGTAGGATGGTTATGCGTTTCCACCTTCATCAGAATATGCGCATCTTCCTGATGGAAGTCGTAGCGCCCGTGCGGGTCGGCGTAAAAGCGCCCCACCGTTGAACCTTCCATTACCGCCGCGTTGTCTTTATAGGCTGACAGCACATGGTCCGGGGTTTTCTCGAAGGTATTCTTAATCATCTTAAACAGCGATTCGGGCTGCTGCTTACCGTCAATCACCCAGTCAGCGTTGAAGATTTTGTGACGGCAGTGCTCAGAGTTGGCCTGAGCAAACATATACAGTTCGATATCGTTCGGGTTGCGTCCCAGTTTTTCAAACGCCGCCAGCAGGTAATCGATTTCGTCTTCCGCCAGTGCCAGGCCCAGCTTGATATTGGCCTGAACCAGCGCATGGCGGCCTTCACCCAGCACATCAACGCTTTGCAGCGCAGCAGGCTGATGATGGGCAAACAGCGCTTCGGCCTGCTGAAAATCGCTGAACACGGTTTCCATCATGCGGTCGTGCAGCAGTGCAGCCAGCCGCCCCCACTGCGCTTCGGTTAGCTGCGGGGCCTTAACATAGAAGGCGATGCCGCGCTCCAGGCGAATGATCTGCGGCAGCGAGCAGTTATGCGCGATATCAGTCGCTTTTGAAGACCACGGCGAGAGGGTGCCGGGACGAGGCGTCACCAGCAGCAGACGGCCTTCCGGAGTATGTTCCGCGAGAGAGGGACCGTATTTCAGCAGGCGCTGCAGGCGTGATTTATCATCTGCACAGAGAGGCGCGCTGACATCGGCAAAATGGACGTACTCGGCGTAAATATCACTCACCGGCAGGTGAGCGTCCTGAAAGCGGGCCAGCAGTTTGTTAATACGAAATGCCGACAGAGCGGGCGAACCACGCAGAATTTCCATCATTAAAGATCTCTCGTCTTAAAGCGCCGGGCGACGCTTCATTGGGCGCAACAGGGAAAACCGGCGCTATTATAGAGAATCCCGGTTAGTTACGAAACCGTTTGCGCAGAATTAATCGGCGAACCAGGACGGCTAAAAAGCACACTAAAGTGGTGAAATTCAGTTGCGGTGCAGCCCGTAGTTAAGCAAAATGCCCCACGCCCGGGTTCGATTACAGACCATAAATACTGCCTAAAAAGACAGACGCCCGGGAAAAATCGAGAGATAACTATTTGAAACGCCTGAAAATTAATTATCTGTTGATCGGATTAATCACCGTGCTACTTGCGCTGGCATTGTGGCCATCGATCCCGTGGTATGGCGGCTCTGAAGACCGTATCGCGCAGATTAAATCGCGCGGGGTGCTGCGTATCAGCACCATCAATTCCCCGCTGACTTACTACACCGTTAATCAATCTCCGGCCGGTATGGATTACGAGCTGGCAAAGCGCTTTGCCGATTATTTGGGAGTCAGGCTGGCTGTCACCGTGCGGCCGAATCTGGCCGATCTGTTTGACGACCTGGCGGACGATAAAGCCGACCTGCTGGCTGCCGGTTTGATTTACAACGGTGAGCGGCTGAAGCGTTTTCGTGCCGGTCCGGCCTATTATTCCGTTTCACAGCAGCTGGTCTACCGCATCGGTACGCCACGCCCGAAAAACCTTGGCGATCTCAGAGGCCGCCTGACGGTGGCTTCTGGTTCAGCCTATCTGTCCTCGCTGCGCGAGGTTAAAGACCGTCAGTATTCCGATCTCGACTGGGCGATCTCCACCGATCGGACGCCCGAGGGCTTATTACAGGCCGTGGCAGACGGTAAGTTCGACTATACCATTGCCGACTCGGTATCCATTGGGCTGATGCAGCGTATTCACCCCCAGCTGGCGGTGGCGTTCGATATTACCGATGACGAAGCCGTCACCTGGTACATCCGACAGGAGCCGAATGACAGCCTGAGCGCGGCGATGCTCGATTTCTTCAGCAGAATGTCGGAAGAAGGTGTTATTGCCCGCCTTGATGAGAAGTATCTCGGCCACGTTGGCACGTTTGATTATGTCGATACCCGCACTTTCCTGCGTTCGATTGACGAAACGCTACCGGATATTCGCCAGCTGTTTGAGAAGTATGCCAGGAAAATTGACTGGCGGCTGCTGGCGGCCATCTCTTACCAGGAGTCGCACTGGAATCCGCTGGCCACCTCCCCTACCGGCGTGCGCGGCATGATGATGCTGACGCGCAATACCGCCGACAGCCTGAATGTCAGCGATCGTACCGACCCCGAGCAGAGCATTCGTGGCGGCAGTGAATATCTGGTGCACATGATGGAGAAAGTCCCGTCGGGCGTGCCTGAAGATGAGCGAATCTGGTTTGCGCTGGCCGCCTACAATATGGGTTACGCCCATATGCTTGATGCGCGCAAGCTGACGGAAAAACAGAAAGGCGATCCGAACAGCTGGGCGGATGTGAAAGTACGGCTGCCGATGCTCAGTCAAAAACGTTACTACAGCCAGACTACCTACGGCTATGCCCGTGGCCATGAGGCTTATACCTACGTGGAGAATATCCGTAAATATCAGCTAAGCCTGGTCGGTTATTTGCAGGATCAGGAGAGAAGGCTGGCGCAGAAGGCGCTGACAGAAGCCGAACTGAACCAGGCTTATCCGGCGGTGGAGGCTAAAACAGCGTTAAACCCGACCGGGGTTTTGCTACTGCCGTAGCATTTTTTTTTCAGCCCGTCGCTGGCGAAAAAAATCACTTAGCATTGCCGCGCACTCATCATTCAGTAAGCCACATTCAGCCGGCACTTGATGGTTCATCCCCGGATGCCCCAGCACATCGAGCAATGAACCTGCCGCACCGGTTTTCGCATCACGCGCCCCATACACCAGCCGTCCGATGCGGCTGTGGATCATCGCACCAGCGCACATCACGCAAGGCTCCAGGGTCACGTACAGCGTGGTATCCAGCAGGCGATAATTCTCTATCATCTTACCCCCCTGGCGCAGCGCCATCATTTCAGCATGGGCCGTCGGGTCATGGTGACCAATAGGGCGGTTCCAACCCTCGCCAATAACCTGATTATCCAGCACCAGCACTGCCCCCACCGGCACCTCGCCCTCGTCCCATGCCCGGCGAGCCAGCCGGAGCGCGTGGCGCATCCAGTATTCATCATTGTGATCAGTCACCTGCGCCTCCAGCAAAAAAAACGCGACATTATATACCGAAATAATTCTGCTTGCAGGAAAGCGTCAAACACATGAAAAGCGAAGGAACCGGACCGGGGATGTGCCGGATATTGCGCCATTGCAGCAGCAGATTGCGACAGGATCGGGCGAAACTGAGCAGCACATTATTCCAGCTGCTGCAGCTCCCCCGTCGGGGTAACGCGAAAACGGTGCTGGCAGAAAAACAGCAGCGGATTATCCTGTTTACTGTCGCTGTAACCGCTGTAAAGCTGTAACGGCGTACCGATCTGTTCTTCCAGCTGAGCCACCTTTTCATGGCCCAGACAGCGCATTATCAGCACTCTGCCACCAAAAGCGCGCGCCATTTGACTGGCGATCAGTTTGACTCCTGGCAGAAAAGCTGAATCGAAATAGACCCGCTCCACCAGCGCCTGGGGTGAACCGGTGATCAGCCAGACATCGGCATCTTCACTGCCCAGATAGTCAGTCAGCCGCTGCTGCACCAGCGGAAAAGCCGTAACGCGCTGACGAAACCAGTTGGCAAACTGTTCTTCCCGTTGCAGCAGACGCTCTTCTCCGTGGCCAAAAGTCACTGACCACAGCAGCAGACTCATCGGCCAGCGCGCGGCGCGGCCCTTTAGCAACAGGCCCAGCGCCATTACCGGTAATAATGGAATGACCAGCAGCAGATTAAGCGGCTGACGCCACAGCAGCCAGCGCAAAAAAGTGCCAAACATATCCTGCCGATGCAGGGTGCCATCAAGGTCAAAAAAGACTACGCGTCGTTCACTACCGCTTGTCAAACCTTACTCCTCAGGGTAATCAAACCCATAAACCAGACCGAGGGAAAACCGCCGACTGCTGCGCTTAACCAGCCGGTCAAAATACCCTTATTTGACCGGCAAAAGCGCTAAGCGCCAGTGGCCGCCGGTGCGGGATAACGCCGATCGGGCTGGCAACCTTAGCACAGCCAATGACAGCCAGGCTAATCGCCCGCCTCAGATTTTTCTCTGTGCTGTTAGCGCCGGTCAGGGTCTTGCAGTGCTGCTCGCAAAAAGCCGTTATGGGCGGACAGGCTCTGCTTAGCCT
Proteins encoded:
- the tadA gene encoding tRNA adenosine(34) deaminase TadA — its product is MTDHNDEYWMRHALRLARRAWDEGEVPVGAVLVLDNQVIGEGWNRPIGHHDPTAHAEMMALRQGGKMIENYRLLDTTLYVTLEPCVMCAGAMIHSRIGRLVYGARDAKTGAAGSLLDVLGHPGMNHQVPAECGLLNDECAAMLSDFFRQRRAEKKMLRQ
- the yfhb gene encoding phosphatidylglycerophosphatase C, which codes for MTSGSERRVVFFDLDGTLHRQDMFGTFLRWLLWRQPLNLLLVIPLLPVMALGLLLKGRAARWPMSLLLWSVTFGHGEERLLQREEQFANWFRQRVTAFPLVQQRLTDYLGSEDADVWLITGSPQALVERVYFDSAFLPGVKLIASQMARAFGGRVLIMRCLGHEKVAQLEEQIGTPLQLYSGYSDSKQDNPLLFFCQHRFRVTPTGELQQLE
- the purL gene encoding phosphoribosylformylglycinamidine synthase, yielding MMEILRGSPALSAFRINKLLARFQDAHLPVSDIYAEYVHFADVSAPLCADDKSRLQRLLKYGPSLAEHTPEGRLLLVTPRPGTLSPWSSKATDIAHNCSLPQIIRLERGIAFYVKAPQLTEAQWGRLAALLHDRMMETVFSDFQQAEALFAHHQPAALQSVDVLGEGRHALVQANIKLGLALAEDEIDYLLAAFEKLGRNPNDIELYMFAQANSEHCRHKIFNADWVIDGKQQPESLFKMIKNTFEKTPDHVLSAYKDNAAVMEGSTVGRFYADPHGRYDFHQEDAHILMKVETHNHPTAISPWPGAATGSGGEIRDEGATGRGAKPKAGLVGFSVSNLRIPGFEQPWEEDFGKPDRIVSALDIMTEGPLGGAAFNNEFGRPALNGYFRTYEERVNSHNGSELRGYHKPIMLAGGIGNIRADHVQKGEISVGAKLIVLGGPAMNIGLGGGAASSMASGQSDADLDFASVQRDNPEMERRCQEVIDRCWQLGEENPILFIHDVGAGGLSNAMPELVSDGERGGRFNLRDILNDEPGMSPLEVWCNESQERYVLAIAPASLALFDALCQRERAPYAVIGEATEEMHLSLTDSHFDNTPIDMPLDVLLGKTPKMTRDVTSLQVKGDALVRDGISLVDAVNRVLHLPAVAEKTFLITIGDRSVGGMVARDQMVGPWQVPVANCAVTTASLDSYYGEAMALGERSPVALLDFAASGRLAVGEALTNIAATQIGPLTRIKLSANWMAAAGHPGEDAGLYAAVKAVGEELCPALGITIPVGKDSMSMKTRWQQGSEQREVTSPLSLVITAFARVEDVRKTVTPQLQTGDNALLLIDLGNGVNALGATALSQVYRQLGDKPADVRDAQQLAGFWHAIQALVADGKLLAYHDRSDGGLLVTLAEMAFTGHCGIEADIATLGSDSLAALFNEELGAVIQVAAADVADVKELLAAHGLGDCVHLLGKAVSGDRFTISSGDSAIYSESRTTLRTWWAETTWQMQRLRDNPQVADQEHEAKKDDRDPGLNVALTFKPQEDIAAPFIATGVRPQVAVLREQGVNSHVEMAAAFHRAGFDAIDVHMSDLLAGRRGLGDVQALVACGGFSYGDVLGAGEGWAKSILFNSRVRDEFETFFHRPQTLALGVCNGCQMMSNLRELIPGSEQWPRFVRNQSERFEGRFSLVEVAASPSLLLDGMVGSRMPIAVAHGEGFVEVRNEAHLARLESQGLVALRFVDNFGNVTQQYPANPNGSPNGITAVTNESGRVTIMMPHPERVFRTVSHSWHPAEWGEDSPWMRIFRNARKQLG
- the mltF gene encoding membrane-bound lytic murein transglycosylase MltF → MKRLKINYLLIGLITVLLALALWPSIPWYGGSEDRIAQIKSRGVLRISTINSPLTYYTVNQSPAGMDYELAKRFADYLGVRLAVTVRPNLADLFDDLADDKADLLAAGLIYNGERLKRFRAGPAYYSVSQQLVYRIGTPRPKNLGDLRGRLTVASGSAYLSSLREVKDRQYSDLDWAISTDRTPEGLLQAVADGKFDYTIADSVSIGLMQRIHPQLAVAFDITDDEAVTWYIRQEPNDSLSAAMLDFFSRMSEEGVIARLDEKYLGHVGTFDYVDTRTFLRSIDETLPDIRQLFEKYARKIDWRLLAAISYQESHWNPLATSPTGVRGMMMLTRNTADSLNVSDRTDPEQSIRGGSEYLVHMMEKVPSGVPEDERIWFALAAYNMGYAHMLDARKLTEKQKGDPNSWADVKVRLPMLSQKRYYSQTTYGYARGHEAYTYVENIRKYQLSLVGYLQDQERRLAQKALTEAELNQAYPAVEAKTALNPTGVLLLP